atttaaatgacttttttctgCTTGTCTTGACAGAAGCCCTGTTTTCTTTTACTCTTCGGGGACTGTGCTAGGTGTTCTAATGACATTAGTCTTTGTCCTGTTGCTGGTGAAAAAGTTCATTCCTAAGGTAGGTATATCAGGTACAGatgaattaaaaaatggaaatcattatcttataaacatgaaaaattgATTAAAGTTAATTCATGTTTATTATGACAGTTCCTAATTTCTACATTGTATAAACTGGCTTAAATTGTGTCTTTTCTTAAGagattctattttcatttgttacAATGTATAGGTTTCAGAATTACATTTTGGCCATACTTTTTTTGAGACCCTTTTATTTTCTAGATAGTGCAAAGTTCTTATGAGTGATGGGGACTCATCCTATGCTGAATGAAAATTTCTCTTGTCATAGTTGAGGAATGTCATGATGCTGAACCATCAGGGCCTTGAATAACAGTGTTGCAACACCTGGGGATTTCTTCATCCTTATTAGTTCCCCCAAAACATCTTCCATAAAAGAATGGCCTGCACTTAGTTGAGGATACATATGTATTAGTTCATGATGCTAATGTTGGGTTTACTCTGATGAAAGCCTATAACACCAGCATTATTTTGAGATAAATTTATTTAGAACAATGTTTCTCCAACTGTAACGTACATGCAAGTCACCTGGAGTCCTGTTGAAGTGCAGTCTCTGACTCAGGAGTCTGCTGTGGGCCTGAGAATCTTAGTTGCCACTAGATTCCTAATGACACTGAAGCTCCTGGTGCACGGACCATACCTTTAGTGAGACTTGAGAAGAGTGTCTTGTCTTGACTTCAGTGTAGTTTGATATACAGATTTCAAATACAAagggttttatttgtttacttctaCTTTTATGAGCGTGAATGAACCAAAAACCATGTGATTTATTTTCTTCCGCACACAGTATAGCACCTTTTGGGCTCTAATGCTTGGTTGTTGGTTTGCTTCAGTTTATATTCTGGGGCAACTGATGGAAGAGCTGAAGAGACTGTGGTATGAAGGCAGAATATGTGTATTAGGTAGGTaaagatttgaaaaatacagtctgTTATTGGTAAAGCTGAAAAGTACAGCCAGGGGCCCTTTCTTGACATACGCTCCAGcattcagattttcattttgaacTAAGGAGAAGaactgttaaaaataatattttattcccACAGTTGGTGGTTTCAGTTCATTAGATATCATTTTAGACTATTTCTCTTTGACATTCTTCTTAGTTTTCTACTCTGATGATCAAAAGAGCAGAACAGCACTTGCCCTTTTTGACTGCACATGCTTTTAAATTGCAGTTAATAACCACCTCTGAATTGTAATGAAAAAATTGCTCTAAAATGcaactctttatttctttttcttaatgtattTGTTACAAAAGGTAAGAAATTGTAAATGACCAATGAAAACTTGACTTTTAGAGACAGACTTGTTATTgtcatttaaaagaacaaaaatatcaaCTTTTTAGAGTGTTTTAATTGGGAAATAACAGAGAATGGGAGAATCCATTTTCTCCTAACCTCTTGGTGCTGAATTTCTCATATAAGTACTCCcacccaaagcaaaagcaatcgatttttgtttcccttgaagcttttatgtttttagtccatttttctttttatagtaacACATTTTCAAAGTAAATTACTGCTGCTATGGTGTGTTTCTTTAAATACTTGACTTAATACTTCTATAAGGCAAGAACATTTTCCTCTATAGTTCAATaactaaatctttaaaaattaatagttaCCTAAGATTATCTGTTACCTAGGCCATGTTCAGCTTTCCTAAACATCCTTGATATTTGGTTTTATAAGGTAGGATATAGTCCAGAATCACATTTTGCATATATTGTGTCCCTTAAGTCTCGTTTAATCCATAACAGGTTTCTGGTTTGGGCTTTTTCCCCCCCATCTCAGTGATATGCTAAAGAGACCAAGTTAGTTGCCTTACAGCATGTTCCACTTTCTGGGTTTCTCTGATTATTCCTTTGTGGTTTAATTTAACTTGTTTCTCTCCTGTATCTTATATAAGCTGGAAATTGGGTCTTGAGACTTGCTTAGATACAAATGAAATGCTCACTGAATACCTGAGAGGTGATGTGCTCTCGACATTGGATCGCCACTTGTCCCTCTGTTCATAGCACAGAAGCTGAGCACCAGAATGCAAGGGTGATAGCTGATCCCGTCACTGTAAAATCACACTTTGATTTAgtgattagaaaattaaaaatgggtTTTGTGGCAGACTATGACGTACACTAAGGCTTATTCCTGACCAAAGCAGCTGTGATAACATCTGTCCTCTATGACTCTGGGCCAGAAAAAAGGTACACTTATGTAGTAGTATTatacatcctctggagaaggcaatggcaccccactccagtactcttgcctggaaaatcccatggatgcaggagcctggtaggctgcagtccatggggtcgctaagagtaggacacgactgagcgacttcactttcactcttcactttcgtgcattggagaaggaaatggcaacccactccagtgttcttgcctggagaatcccaggaacagggcagcctggtgggctgccgtctgtggggtcgcacagagtcggacatgactgaagcaacttagcagcagtagcagcagcatatatcctTAAGTACTGCAGAGTCCACCTAGTATCTCACAGGGGAGGAATAACTAGCCCTAAATGCATTTTTCAGCTTCACTGGGGAAAGAAAAATGCAGGTGTTCTGATATGTTCTTAGCTCTAAGTCATGACTCCGCCAGGTTTTTCCCATAACTTTGCAGATCTGGCATTACGTTTTGTACATCTTTCTGCTCTTACAGGCTACATCTTGACAGTTGGCTGTGTCAGCTTTGCTGTTTGCTACAAGCACGGGCCCCTGGTGGAGGAGAGGAGCGTGGTGCTCCTGGCATGGCTGCTGCGGCTCCTGTCCCTGCTGCTGGTGTACATGGGGGTATCCGCGCCCCAGTTCGCCTGCACGGCCGCCCTGCTCCTCTTCCTGTCATCTGGGAGTCGGTGCTATCCACGGAGCGTGCTCGCCTGTGTCGGGAGGTATGTggcctcttttctttcctccatcaTAAGTTTGATGTTTTGAGCtctggttttatttattctttggggGAATTTTTTGGACACGTCTTATTTGATATCACAATTCACTCCACTTCATCTGGAGATTTCAGATTTCCCTCTGAGAAGGGGGTAAGGTTAGAGAATGTAAGTGCCTGATCCAAACTCCATTGCTAGCCGTCGTTAGCCCCCGATTACCAGGTAATGACGGCTCACCCAGAATTCACTAAAATCCGTGACAAATTACTTGGGCGTGGCGTCACCTAACAgtttacatttcctttcttttgggcCCAAGGACTGCTTTGGGGCTACTTGTGCTTACAAGATACGAGGGAACAGAACTGAAGAACAAATTGTTGACAGTTACAATTTATATAGTCaggactttcttttttcttaggttTTAAGATAAGGCTTAAATGTCCTTCAGCCATGGAGTCTGAGCACCTGTCCTGTGCCAGGTACACAGGTAAAGGAGTGGCCCCTACCCTGGAGGTGTACTCGTGGAGACATAGGCGTATTGGTGCTAGAGCAAGTGTGCAGATAGGCCTGCCCATCTGAAGTACGCctgcttagtcactcggttgtgtccaactctttgcgatcctatggactgtagcctgccaggcttctctcttcatggggattctccaggcaagaatactggagtgggtcgccatttcctcctccaggggatcttcccgacccaggaattgaacccaggtctcctgtgacgcaggcagattctttaccactgagccattgaggAAACCCACCCAGAAAGTGTAGCATGTAGAAAAAGTTCAGGAAAGTTTCTGGAAAAGAGACTAATGGGCTGAATCCTAATGAATCAAAACAGCCAGATGAATAAATGTAGGAAAGGCCTTCCTGATAGGGAGAAAGCCCCGTTTGCTACCATCCCAGAGCAGGCGAGTGAAGTGGATGTGGAGGCCTCTCAGGCAGTGCTGGAGAATCTAATCTGATCCTGTACATGGTGGAGGCACTGCCCTTTCTGCATGTCAGGCCATGCACTCTAACTGCTGCCCAGACAGGAGTTAGAAATCAAATGCTTGGGGCCCCAGAAGGTACCGAGTGAAGGATTCCTAGCAGAGGCAAGGCAGAGGTGAGACTGTACAAAGTTCTGCAACTGCCCCAGAGAAATGGGGTCAGTTACCACGCAGTTGGAGCTGATGATTGCCATTTGGGAATACGGGCCTTGCCAGATCACCTCGTTTTCTAGAAAAGCTGGGAACGTGGATTGAATGTCAAGTCTTACGATTTTTAAATGGTGGCaactaaagaaaggcaatgccaaagaatgctcaaactaccacacaattgcactcatctcacacgctagtaaggtaatgctcaagattctccaagccaggcttcagcaatacgtgaaccgtgaatttcctgatgttcaagctggttttagaaaaggcagatgaaccagagatcaaatcgccaacatccgctagatcatgaaaaaagcaagagagttccagaaaaacatctatttctgctttatcaactatgccaaagcctttgactgtgtggatcgcaataaactgtggaaaattctgaaagagatgggaataccagaccactcaacctgcctcttgagaaatctgtatgcaggtcaggaagcaacagttagaactggacgtggaataacagcctggttccaaataggaaaaggagtacgtcaaggctgtatattatcaccctgcttatttaacttatatgcagaggacatcatgagaaacgctggactggaagaaacacaagctggaatcaagattgctgggagaaatatcaataacctcagatatgcagatgacaccaccattatggcagaaagtgaagaggaactcaaaagcctcttgatgaaagtcaaagtggagagttaaaaagttggcttagagctcaacattcagaaaacgaagatcatggcatctggtcccatcacttcgtggcaaatagatggcgaaacagtggagacagtgtcactttatttttctgggctccaaaatcactgcaattggcaattgcagccatgaaattaaaagacgcttgctccgtggaaggaaagttatgaccagcctagatagcatattcaaaagcagaaacattactttgccaacaaaggcccgtctggtcaaagctgtggtttttcctgtggtcatgtatggatgtgagagttggactgtgaagaaggctgagcgctgaagaattgatgcttttgaactgtggtgttggagaagactcttgagagtcccttggactgcgaggagatccaaccagtccattctgaaggagatcagccctgggatttctttggaaggaatgatgctgaagctgaaacttcagtactttggccacctcctgccaagagttgactcattggaagggactctgatgctgggagggattgggggcaggaggagaaggggacgacagaggatgagatggctggatggcatcactgactcgatggacgtgagtctcggtgaactccgggagttggtgatggacagggaggcctggcgtgctgcgattcatggggtcccaaagagtcagacacgactgagtgactgaactgaactgaactaatatgaaaataaaaacacaatcaaCAAGCCAGAATCCAAGCAGAAGCCACAGTCACTCGTTGGGCAGTGCGATGGGGCCCATCTGTCTTTGGGTGCAGAGGGTGGAGGTTAAGGGCAGGTATGGGGGCAGGAGACCAGTCATCAGACGTCACGGGGGTCCAGGCAAGAGGTGAGCAGGGCCTGGAGCAGGGCAGTGAGAGCAAGGCTAGAAGAGGGAGTTAGTGAATGTTTACGAGGTAAACTTGACTGTGAGGAGGAGACTCTGTGCCAGCTGATAGTTTATGTATCTGCTGATTCCACGGGGTGATGTCACAGGGTTAAAGAGGCACCAGAGGCAGGGCAGGGCCTCTGCAGAGGATGCTGGCAAGGCTGCTGCCAACTGCTTCTCTCTGCCCTGTCTCAGAGGCAGACGCTGACTGGGGCTCGTGGAGATGCCTCTGCCAGGAGGGGACTGGCCACTGCACACCCTTTAGGCCTCTCGTCCCTTGTCTGGCTTGTGGCCTGAGGAACCCAGGAGAATTCCTTCCACTTTCCTTGTCAACATCCACTACCCTGCCAAGAGCCGAGTGTGTTCTCTTATCTGCACAGTGATCCTCTTATGCATTTGCTGTGCATTCTCTTTAACACAGACCTAACGATCCAAATGGACTGTAACTTCGTCAACTTTTCATATTGCTGGTGAGTGATTATGTGAAGGATTAGGAAATAAAATAGGAACTCATAGGGTAAACAATAAGCCAAAGAAATAATACTTTGATCGTACAGTACTTTCTAGTTTACAAAGAGCTGTTTGAATACATTTTGATAATATATGGTGTTACTATTTTGTCTCTGTCGAACACTTACTGTGCTAAGCATTTGACACAAAGTAATGGTTTTCATCTGTCCAGTGACCTCCTGAGGTAGACGGATgttgctttcacttttcttccgTGTGAGCAAAGTGAGGCTCAGAACTGTGAAGGAGCTGCCCAGCTCACACAGTGGGTAAACCTCACAGCTGAAAGCGTGCCCCTTCTTGTGCTCCAAGCCCGGGCGTTTTCCTCCATGGAGACCAGGCTAGGTGTTCAGTGCTCAGAATAGGAGGAGGAAATAATGTCAGTGGTTCCCTAATCCAGTTTATCAACCAGCAGACGAGCTGTAAAAGTTTACAGATGTTCAGGCCCCAAACCTCAAGGAAGCAAACATACGTTAAAACACCTCCTGGTGATTTTGTTGCTCATTTGTATTTGGGAATCTTTGGTTAAATTTTAAACCacctaaaacatttttttaaaactcactgATAAATATATGTGTTAAAACCTCTTCATCATTACCATTCCTTATGAGATTCTTCTAGGACTGTTTTGGTTGGAAAAAAGTTCCATTTGTGAGCCCTTCCATATGTAGCAAAAGAATAATGATTTTAATATTATGAATTACTGTGTGTACAGGACCCTTGTACTCGGGGGAAGTGTATTTACTTCCTCTGAGGTTAGTCAATGTCTGCACCACTAGGTGGAGGCCATACCCCGCACATCTTCCCAGCTTCTCTGTTGAGACTCAGTGGCAAGTGATTCTGCTGGGTCTCCATAAAAGGTCATCTCAAAGGTTTGCTGCTGTTGGTGCCCAAGAAAATCAGCAGGGCAGGCAAAAAGAAGCCAGGTTTTTAATTGCCTGATTTGAAAGCACCGaggaagaaaaatacaattaTGTCTCTATCAGAAATTGATGCTCAGGACTTCTTGGTGATCCAGTTGGCTAAGGCtttacacttccaatgcaggaggcccaggctcagtccctggttggggaactagatcccacgtgccacaactaagtctGCATGCCGCAGCTAAAGATCCCATGGGCCGCAGTGAAGATGCCTCagcccaaaaaagagaaaaagaatcctCGGTGCCTTAGGACATTATTTAAGCTGGCCCAGGAAGAGGGGGAGTGTGCAGTTAGGCCCAAATTACACGTTCTTTAAACTTCAATTGGGATAACAAGAGAAATAAGTATAGTATGATATAGAGGAAGTTAAGAATTATTACTTTCTAAgacatgtatttttataaatcttaAGAGTTGAATTGAGCAACGAGATATGGCCAGGAATCTAGCAACCAAATGCTGCCTGttttaggaaaatgaagaaatggttTACATCAGAGAAGCCGGCGGTGAAGTTTCTTACTGAAGATGAGTACAGGGAACAAGCTGATGCCGCCACAACCTGCGCCCTGGAGGAGCTCCGCCAGGCCTGCCGCAGCCCCGGCTTCCCGTCCTGGCTGGCGGTCTCCAGGCTCCAGGAGCCGAAAAAGTAAGCCTTGCCCCGCTGCCCACACCACAGCTGGGTTGGCGTTACCCCGGAAATAACATGGCAGTTTGGACCAGGTACTTAAGGCTAGAAACACAGCTTCCCGGGTAACATGACATGGAAGCTATCGAGCTTCTTTTGCTTCAGTGCTCTGCATTGCACCGTAGAACTGCCAGGGTCGGAGTAAATGTTGATCTGATGTATTATATAGGGAAGGCCATAAAGACCACTCATAGGAGAAGGGAGACAGAATGGGATGCGTCATCTGCTTCTCATGCTTTAGGGCTGGAAACTCATTTATAAAGTTCACCAAGAAAGAAAGCTCTGCCCCAGCCtcttttctttactgtttttccttcttcattgctTTATCCAAACAGCAGTGCTCTCAAATTAAAAATCGAAGGGGGAAAGACactaaaatagtaaataatacatttaataagagagaaaaggaattagaaaactggagtgggtctgTTTCGCAGCACCTGGGCTTCCAAGTCTGCCTGCTTCCTGATCCTTTCCTGAACGTCTGGAGGAGCACACAGCCATTCCTGTTCTCACACCCACTGTGCAAATGCCATCCTGTACTGATGCAAAGCCAAATTTCATTAAGGGGGATAAGTAGCCAGGGAACATGTTATCTTCCAAATAAAGCTTTCTGTGATaacattaactttatttttaaaacaaatactagGTTTGCAGACTTCGTTCTGGGAGGAAGCCACTTGTCGCCTGAAGAAGTGAGGCTCCATGAAGAACAGTATGGCCTTGGGGGTGCCTTCTTGGAAGATCAGCTCTTTAACCTGAGGACTCCTGACAGTCTGCCTGCACAGTGACTTCATCCTGGACAAGGAAGTGGGCATGGGCGGGCGGGCAGAACTGTCCAAGGAACAGTGGCCAAAGCGCTCGCCACAGAGAAACATCAAACCATACCGGAAAGGAAAGCTAAACTTCATTGAAGATAACTGATCCTTCTTGGTCAGTTCTGTGTGTTGTCCTGTAGGCGGCCACTGAGATTGTGTGACGATCATTATCACTTTCCTTGAATGAAGACTCTCGTTAGGAACAAGGGAATCGTGTTGATCTTCAAAGGTCCAGTTAATGTGAATAAGTTCCTTGTCAACTCCAGGGCATTAAAGCCTCTCTTAAACCTCAGAACCTGCAACAAAGTAGTGCACTGCTCTTCCTGCCTGTTATCAGTGTAAGGGCTGGAAGAGACCTGGGATATGCTGGAccagtgttttccaaagtgtAGTCCACAGGATGCTGCAGTGTTAGCAGGTAAGGGATCCTGAGGTCAACCAGGATGGAtgctgcaggacttctcagagccttcagTAATGCTAATGCATGTTGTGTGAACCTCCTGAAGAGGAGAAATGGTGTGTAGCAGTCTCTGACTTAATTTGAAAACAGAACCCTTCTTTATGAGATTAATATTCCTTGGACAGAATGTTTAGAAAATGCTGATGGTGAAGGAATGGAGACTtggaaaagttaaataacttatcCAAGACTACAGAGATTTTTAGAGGCAGCCCTGGGACTAGAACTCCAGCCCTACTGCTTCCTATGATTCAGGTAGAAGAGACTTTTAGAAGCAAGCTGAGGGGCCGTCTCTCCACAGCCTTGGGTCTTACAGTATTGGTGAcgtatttttttactttttaataatacCCAAGTAACTGATACCTTCAGTAAAGAGAAACATTTCCTAAggttatattttaaagttttgacaAGACTTTTATAGACATACATTAAAGATTAGAAGTTAGAATTACTTTTCTAAATCTTTGTGTGTGCGTTGAAATTGTTGAActactttttgtatttctttgtatgtTGAAATTTAACCTCAAGTTTACTggcctgttttttaaaattgtgtaatTATATATAACAATTTCCTACAAAACAGATTTGTGTTCTTCCTTATAGAGAAcagatctttctttttcttgatccaTGATGTTAATTCTGGAATGAAGTGAGAGACTGATGGTGAGCTTTGACCCTGAGGAAAAGAGGCCAAAACGTAGGTGTGAGGAAAGATCTGAATGTGGCACAGCAACCCAGGGGTTAAGATGTTGTTGAATTGATTCTTCTTAAGAATCAAACATGGACTCTTCTGCTATTGGGGGGGCCTTGAGTAGCAGCATAAAGGACAAGACATCTCCCGTCTCTCGTCTGCATTGAGTAAAGGGGTTCTGCCCTCCTCAGGTGGTTGGCACGGGCTCTGTGCCTCATGCCACCGTGGGCGTGTAGCTGGGGAGCACAAGGGAACCTTCGTTGTGTTCCTGCTTCCACAGGCTGCCTCGTAAAAGCTCACCGTTGCTAGCAAATTGGACTGTTGGACACCAGCATATGTGGGTGAGAGGTAGTGTAGGTGGCCATGTTTAAATAATCGTATCATTCTATATTATTCTTTAAAGGTTT
The window above is part of the Bos javanicus breed banteng chromosome 2, ARS-OSU_banteng_1.0, whole genome shotgun sequence genome. Proteins encoded here:
- the NEMP2 gene encoding nuclear envelope integral membrane protein 2, giving the protein MRLPPETCWLLLWLPSLAAQPAGGERGEEEAAAVSVSTCQVLKEMKIIKASLSGCYCYNQNSQVKWKYIWSTVQVKINSSDLFNVVYITERYNCQYPETILSIIRCMIHNFWTPEESNDITITIHPYGQTVCFSVKPARKIFIYTISVKQNIVDFKLVFVFVVGIFLFFYAKTLSRSPVFFYSSGTVLGVLMTLVFVLLLVKKFIPKYSTFWALMLGCWFASVYILGQLMEELKRLWYEGRICVLGYILTVGCVSFAVCYKHGPLVEERSVVLLAWLLRLLSLLLVYMGVSAPQFACTAALLLFLSSGSRCYPRSVLACVGRKMKKWFTSEKPAVKFLTEDEYREQADAATTCALEELRQACRSPGFPSWLAVSRLQEPKKFADFVLGGSHLSPEEVRLHEEQYGLGGAFLEDQLFNLRTPDSLPAQ